Proteins from a single region of Candidatus Paceibacterota bacterium:
- a CDS encoding glycerol-3-phosphate acyltransferase: MPWLEQLQSADWSEAGWIALAAYVLGCFTTGYYLVRFRTGQDLREVGSGSVGARNVGRLLGWRGFVLTALGDFGKGALAVWAARHFTMDDTICTLALLAVVAGHVWPVQLCFRGGKGVATALGALLFYDWQLALVFVVLFAGAFAVLRRTILPGLFALACLPLASAYLARGETEVAGTTALAGLVLIAHRRNLMSEFSNFVEHRNVHPKHDSPEA; the protein is encoded by the coding sequence ATGCCGTGGTTGGAACAACTGCAGTCCGCCGATTGGAGCGAGGCAGGCTGGATTGCCCTGGCCGCCTATGTCCTGGGGTGCTTCACCACAGGTTACTACCTAGTCCGGTTTCGCACCGGACAGGACTTGCGGGAGGTGGGCAGCGGCAGCGTGGGTGCGCGGAACGTGGGTCGGTTGCTGGGGTGGCGGGGTTTCGTGCTGACGGCGCTGGGGGATTTTGGCAAAGGCGCGCTGGCGGTGTGGGCGGCGCGGCATTTCACGATGGATGACACGATCTGCACCCTGGCTCTGCTGGCCGTCGTGGCGGGGCATGTGTGGCCGGTGCAATTGTGTTTCCGCGGGGGCAAAGGAGTAGCAACCGCGCTGGGCGCGCTGTTGTTTTATGACTGGCAATTGGCGCTGGTTTTCGTGGTCCTGTTTGCCGGGGCGTTTGCTGTGCTGCGAAGAACCATTTTACCCGGTTTATTTGCGTTGGCGTGTCTGCCGCTGGCAAGCGCGTATCTGGCGCGCGGGGAGACGGAGGTGGCCGGCACTACCGCCCTGGCGGGGTTGGTGCTGATTGCGCATCGGAGGAACCTGATGTCTGAATTCTCGAATTTCGTGGAGCATCGCAATGTTCACCCCAAACACGACTCACCTGAAGCATGA
- a CDS encoding SDR family oxidoreductase encodes MTAYDIVQEELKTALKVWLVTGVAGFIGSNLLEALLKLDQRVIGLDNFSTGKRRNLEEVKEAVSQAQWSRLRIREGDIGDLALCREACAGVDFVLHEAALGSVPLSMTDPLGAHESNVTGFLNMLLAARDAGVKRFVYASSSAVYGNERGLPATEGSEGRPLSPYAATKSINEVYAQAFAQAYGLGCIGLRYFNVFGPRQDPEGAYAAVIPHWIAALLKRQPVHINGDGETSRDFCYVANVVQANLLAATTRKAGALDEVYNVALGQRTTLNELFRLLESALRARDASVPEQKPIYRDFRPGDVRHSVADIGKARRLLGYAPTHSIQAGLDLAMDWYRRNVG; translated from the coding sequence ATGACTGCTTACGACATTGTGCAGGAAGAATTGAAGACCGCGCTCAAGGTGTGGCTGGTCACCGGTGTGGCTGGGTTCATCGGGTCGAACCTGCTGGAGGCATTGCTGAAACTGGACCAGCGGGTGATCGGGTTGGACAACTTTTCGACCGGCAAGCGGAGGAACCTGGAGGAGGTCAAAGAGGCGGTCAGCCAGGCGCAGTGGTCGCGGTTACGAATCCGGGAGGGGGACATCGGGGACCTGGCCCTCTGCCGGGAGGCGTGCGCGGGAGTGGATTTCGTGTTGCACGAGGCGGCGCTTGGTTCGGTGCCGTTGTCCATGACCGATCCGCTTGGGGCGCATGAGAGCAACGTAACAGGGTTCCTGAACATGTTGCTGGCGGCGCGGGATGCGGGGGTGAAACGGTTTGTTTACGCGTCGAGCAGCGCGGTGTACGGAAATGAACGGGGATTGCCCGCCACGGAGGGGAGCGAGGGCAGGCCGCTATCCCCCTACGCGGCGACGAAGAGCATTAACGAAGTGTATGCGCAGGCGTTCGCGCAGGCCTATGGCCTTGGCTGCATCGGCCTGAGATACTTCAATGTGTTCGGACCGCGCCAGGACCCGGAGGGGGCCTACGCGGCGGTGATTCCGCACTGGATTGCGGCGCTGCTCAAGCGGCAGCCGGTGCATATCAACGGCGACGGGGAGACGAGCCGGGACTTTTGTTACGTGGCCAACGTGGTGCAAGCCAATCTGCTGGCCGCGACGACCAGGAAGGCCGGGGCATTGGACGAGGTTTATAACGTCGCCCTTGGCCAGCGGACGACGCTCAACGAGCTTTTCCGGCTGCTGGAGAGCGCCTTGCGCGCCAGGGACGCGTCGGTGCCGGAGCAGAAGCCGATCTATCGCGACTTCCGGCCCGGCGACGTGCGGCACTCGGTGGCGGACATCGGCAAGGCGCGACGGCTGCTCGGGTATGCTCCCACACACAGCATTCAGGCAGGGTTGGATCTGGCGATGGATTGGTATCGGCGAAATGTGGGTTGA
- a CDS encoding GNAT family N-acetyltransferase: MNIAIRRWTPPDLPAIQNLLRETWLDAYGSFIPREDLAGYLQAHYSQEKLEMLFADPDVTGLLVEMEGVVAGYAKLFHARAEQRFYMHQLYIRPAKQGLGLGHRLMACAEQHARQLGADRIWLGVMVKNTHAVSWYKKMGFAVTETAPFVMGSTTVDHYIGYVPLPLPNNR; encoded by the coding sequence ATGAACATTGCCATCCGCCGCTGGACCCCGCCCGACCTGCCCGCCATCCAGAACCTGCTGCGCGAGACGTGGCTGGATGCCTACGGCTCATTCATCCCGCGCGAGGACCTTGCCGGTTACCTCCAGGCGCACTATTCGCAGGAGAAACTGGAAATGCTCTTCGCCGATCCGGACGTAACCGGCCTCCTCGTGGAGATGGAAGGTGTGGTGGCGGGTTACGCAAAATTGTTTCACGCCCGTGCGGAGCAGCGGTTTTACATGCACCAACTCTACATCCGGCCGGCCAAACAGGGCCTCGGGCTTGGCCACCGCCTGATGGCTTGCGCTGAACAACACGCCCGCCAGTTGGGCGCCGACCGAATCTGGCTCGGCGTAATGGTCAAGAATACCCACGCCGTGAGCTGGTACAAGAAAATGGGCTTCGCCGTCACTGAAACCGCGCCCTTCGTCATGGGATCTACCACCGTGGACCACTACATAGGCTACGTTCCGCTCCCGCTACCCAACAACCGGTAG
- a CDS encoding helix-turn-helix domain-containing protein has protein sequence MKEVANHRVAKGETLITFEDRPSDSPFIERVWRSRSDQAGRFTSLASCHWGMVVMRLQGKVSFIVRGPETKATMADCPAQGEWVGVLFKLGSFMPLLRPSGLRDRNDLVLPNATGRSFWLDGSAWEFPSFANMEAFVNRLARRGLLCEDRTAKAAISGELQNVSQRTEQRRVRQVTGLTCGAIYQIERARRAVLLLRQGISILDVAHQAGYYDQAHLTRSLRRFAGQSPGRISQGQDQLSFLYKK, from the coding sequence ATGAAGGAAGTCGCCAATCACCGGGTTGCCAAGGGCGAGACTCTAATTACGTTCGAGGATCGCCCGTCGGACTCTCCGTTCATCGAACGGGTTTGGAGGAGTCGAAGCGACCAGGCGGGCAGGTTTACTTCCCTGGCGTCCTGTCATTGGGGAATGGTGGTCATGCGCCTTCAGGGCAAGGTTTCGTTCATCGTGCGCGGGCCTGAAACCAAGGCAACGATGGCGGATTGTCCGGCGCAGGGCGAGTGGGTCGGGGTCCTCTTCAAACTCGGCTCCTTCATGCCATTGCTGCGTCCCAGCGGGTTGCGCGACCGAAATGACTTGGTGTTGCCAAACGCCACGGGGCGGTCGTTCTGGCTGGATGGCTCAGCTTGGGAGTTTCCCAGTTTTGCAAACATGGAAGCGTTCGTAAACCGACTCGCCCGGCGCGGGTTGCTTTGCGAGGATCGCACCGCGAAGGCGGCGATCAGCGGTGAGTTGCAGAATGTTTCACAGCGCACGGAGCAGCGGCGCGTACGGCAGGTCACGGGGCTAACCTGCGGGGCAATCTACCAGATAGAGCGGGCACGCCGCGCCGTTTTGCTTTTGAGGCAAGGTATCTCAATCCTCGATGTGGCGCATCAAGCGGGTTACTACGATCAGGCACACCTCACGCGATCCCTGCGGCGATTCGCCGGGCAAAGCCCCGGGCGCATCTCGCAAGGCCAGGATCAGTTGTCGTTTTTATACAAGAAATAA
- a CDS encoding DoxX family protein yields MNCDTIIQTPAQPSSRAGTMRKAGTGLTGLMVLFLAFDGITKVIRVAPVMDACQKMGIGPDMAAAIGLLLLACTVIYVVPRTALFGAVLLTGFLGGAAATHIVHGSGAFPAGFAVGCGVLVWTGLVLREPCLLRWMFRRGNTH; encoded by the coding sequence ATGAACTGCGACACAATCATTCAAACGCCGGCGCAACCTTCATCCAGGGCCGGAACGATGCGGAAGGCGGGCACGGGGCTCACCGGGTTGATGGTGCTGTTCCTGGCCTTCGACGGAATCACCAAGGTGATTCGCGTCGCTCCAGTGATGGATGCCTGCCAGAAAATGGGCATCGGCCCGGACATGGCTGCGGCAATCGGCTTACTGTTGCTCGCCTGCACCGTTATCTACGTGGTTCCTCGGACCGCCCTCTTTGGGGCGGTGCTTCTGACCGGTTTTCTTGGCGGGGCGGCGGCTACGCACATCGTTCATGGAAGCGGGGCTTTCCCCGCCGGTTTCGCCGTCGGCTGTGGCGTGCTGGTTTGGACGGGGCTGGTTCTGCGCGAACCCTGCCTGTTGCGCTGGATGTTCCGGCGCGGTAACACGCACTGA
- a CDS encoding DUF4287 domain-containing protein: MSYQAYLTNIRTKTGKSPAEFRALAEKRGFTDGGLLTAGVKAGAIVKWLKKDFHLGHGHAMAIYALLKGLKNEDSP; this comes from the coding sequence ATGTCCTACCAGGCCTACCTCACCAATATTAGAACCAAGACCGGCAAAAGCCCGGCCGAGTTCCGGGCGCTCGCCGAGAAGAGAGGATTCACCGATGGCGGTCTGCTCACAGCGGGAGTAAAAGCGGGTGCAATCGTCAAGTGGTTAAAAAAGGACTTCCACCTCGGGCATGGCCATGCCATGGCCATCTATGCCCTGTTGAAAGGGTTGAAGAACGAAGACAGCCCCTGA
- a CDS encoding PEP-CTERM sorting domain-containing protein (PEP-CTERM proteins occur, often in large numbers, in the proteomes of bacteria that also encode an exosortase, a predicted intramembrane cysteine proteinase. The presence of a PEP-CTERM domain at a protein's C-terminus predicts cleavage within the sorting domain, followed by covalent anchoring to some some component of the (usually Gram-negative) cell surface. Many PEP-CTERM proteins exhibit an unusual sequence composition that includes large numbers of potential glycosylation sites. Expression of one such protein has been shown restore the ability of a bacterium to form floc, a type of biofilm.) produces the protein MKTTLRIVLVAAFGWALGGSNASAALYSQDFNVDDTANWTVNDPGLSDTTVDFFYDYSAIGVPAAPNGSGTRGLKMTANNFSGVFSGFSVSPTGESFSGDYRVSFDMWQNYVGPLGPGGNGSTQLALYGIGTAGNVAFWPGAATKESVAFGTTLDGGSASDYRAYSSAATSSYPAGNAVYQSPGGGINNSAVYYTDFFPAQAAPAAQVGLFPGQTGSTDAGETSFAWRRVVIEVAGGLAGWSIDGLPLAVVDLSTVTLGGGNILFAFSDTNAGSSADPNNILLNIALFDNIEVSQIPEPGTMGLLLLGLPLLALRRKAAA, from the coding sequence ATGAAGACGACATTGAGAATTGTGCTGGTGGCAGCTTTCGGGTGGGCGCTGGGTGGCAGCAACGCATCAGCGGCGCTGTATTCCCAGGACTTCAACGTGGATGACACGGCGAATTGGACCGTGAACGATCCCGGGCTTTCGGACACGACGGTGGACTTCTTCTACGACTATTCGGCGATTGGCGTGCCCGCCGCTCCGAACGGGTCGGGCACGCGCGGGCTCAAGATGACAGCGAACAATTTCAGCGGTGTATTCAGCGGGTTCAGCGTGTCACCGACCGGCGAGAGTTTCTCGGGGGATTACCGGGTGAGTTTCGACATGTGGCAAAACTATGTAGGGCCGCTGGGCCCTGGGGGCAACGGCAGCACGCAGCTTGCCCTGTATGGGATTGGCACGGCCGGCAATGTCGCGTTCTGGCCTGGCGCGGCGACCAAGGAGAGCGTTGCCTTTGGCACGACGCTCGACGGGGGTTCCGCCTCAGATTACCGGGCGTACTCATCGGCGGCCACAAGCAGCTATCCCGCCGGCAACGCCGTGTATCAGTCGCCGGGCGGAGGCATCAATAATAGCGCGGTTTACTACACAGACTTTTTCCCAGCGCAAGCCGCACCAGCCGCGCAGGTGGGGCTGTTCCCCGGGCAGACCGGTTCGACCGATGCCGGCGAAACGAGCTTCGCGTGGCGGCGCGTGGTTATCGAGGTCGCCGGCGGGCTCGCGGGTTGGTCCATTGACGGGTTGCCGTTGGCGGTGGTTGACCTTAGCACCGTCACGCTGGGAGGAGGTAACATCCTTTTCGCATTCAGCGACACTAACGCGGGTTCATCTGCTGACCCCAACAACATTCTCCTGAACATCGCCCTCTTCGATAACATCGAAGTGAGCCAGATACCCGAACCTGGCACGATGGGCCTGTTGCTCCTGGGTTTGCCGCTGCTAGCGTTGCGCCGAAAGGCTGCGGCTTAA
- a CDS encoding serine/threonine-protein kinase, with product MDTEHICPSCRKPLPAGAPQGLCPECLMKAGFGSGVAPEPGQPSRTPAFVPPAAAEMARLFPQFEIMELLGQGGMGAVYKARQPALDRLVALKILPPETGPDTGFADRFTREARALARLSHPNIVAVHEFGQAGGLHYFVMEYVEGLNLRQLQQAGRLAPREALKIIPQICDALQFAHDEGIVHRDIKPENVMLDTKGRVKITDFGLAKILGREPTAVRLTGARDVMGTPHYMAPEQIEHPQEVDHRADIYSLGVVFYEMLTGELPLGKFQAPSKKVQVDVRLDEVVLHALEKEPERRYQQASQVKTDVETIGRTPPSADIGPKEMAELRRHLLVKAGCFAFAALCFLIATFSFAASDQALPAVLSVVATVFLGIAAYRHFSGAQRCSVESTGSSERRSDSTRSQGRGQGESAALERARRLVKWPAIGLITTSLLGPFMLGFLITIGRMKAGAWMFLPLVLQIALIVVTVLGSYKLLHLESHRWAIAGGIAGCAGSFLNFLCLPFAVWSLAAANRRDVRDLFGKVPVTGARGSPGAQHPARAWKLPFEPAWYLGIIAGLALVAGLIAWGMWERRFAVSPDAVVHIEEELARELKARVIAADFGVASVSVNIDRARRNRAECLIGGLVKYWGAGPQEPGRQRMYSEVAGGGVFRHEGSGLWSFVGNGALQKLRFHVTARATTYHGQNAFEVQQKLGKEVVRYLEAEGYRWDQQTLAIHYFINPDVAECTIEGLRKLVGEGLESGSKTQLSEALSGELDIRHSGKGLWAVQGSGDLTNVTFTVDTAAEMGPLRFPYPTREDPDPATRLVERASKSRPPARSQFPKDAHIGGGNYSVMVYHDDVDLHYALFYAGEFSSTTQGSRNSRSQAWTDDGSLKLKSGRTFGYLRESPRPDRLRINGKEYNLRQGRVFALSDDGNVAQMALFPPLEVARDPQQLAGLVASSDASLPFSQARPGQFKVSLTNGLEFEVLAVASSPRSSSVWWRPDGTLLPEAPGDRLGAFSTLCPDRRDGTEFALLTRRAGEFVPETELLLGFEPRPHYVTCTDLYQGSQAKGRVTLIGFLDVVPGSLICKIGLADGAWERVATWDQAGVLLKNESGSTVRLIRSGADDQTCLKLDHNLDPRKFALRLAARLKNGEHTTARLCRVEYAGLQNVHTCSLIQNLQDSEVVAYELYRLPLRWARVSGIATRPTVPPIEGSSGGLGSRGTPSRLEDLSQADQARAVALFNDIEDFGHEFEAAFASKSVPAAETGTRRLLNLLSNYNAVVKGTGYEFSSGIFKDIGKVQQALKGGDWNKVQEAARGNDAYRQEFKRIAGRMVELARQQRPAGATSFGPVIERVVVGAGDKNRRFIDLDEGRLFAAAEYFGPKAEPSPAETEKWLRETGIDAVADTRAAYGGLVGFNMVAAPVPNEEWERLPPSGLDYYFAMTTLGTPVTMSGKGRLPATYAVKTREGGRGLLQIVWLSTNDPPTVKIRYKLVESARTNAAMLPLTASVRSLEANQARRYWRWQIKRPTPARLIYGVLDVTDPQHPQRVVTGMEGKGGQGTQDYALRVNPEPDKWKVEIEDAWAGENGGRGAIWEYVRCQTDATVTGTGMRPPATLTTTNYSMLWKGELAGRGGRTLKSLWFVARLAEADDPVKDILGPSDAVRTFDGKPLPIGP from the coding sequence ATGGATACTGAACATATTTGCCCATCCTGCCGGAAGCCGCTGCCGGCCGGCGCGCCGCAGGGGTTGTGCCCGGAATGCCTGATGAAGGCGGGGTTTGGGAGCGGGGTGGCCCCCGAACCGGGGCAGCCGAGCCGCACACCGGCCTTCGTGCCGCCGGCGGCGGCGGAGATGGCGCGGCTCTTCCCCCAGTTCGAGATCATGGAGCTGCTGGGGCAGGGGGGGATGGGGGCGGTTTACAAAGCCCGGCAGCCGGCGCTGGACCGGCTGGTGGCGCTGAAGATCCTGCCGCCCGAGACAGGCCCCGACACCGGGTTTGCGGACCGGTTCACGCGCGAGGCACGGGCGCTGGCCAGACTGAGCCATCCCAACATCGTGGCGGTGCACGAGTTCGGACAGGCGGGCGGGCTGCACTACTTCGTCATGGAGTACGTGGAAGGGCTGAACCTGCGGCAGTTGCAGCAGGCGGGTCGGCTCGCGCCGCGCGAAGCGCTGAAGATCATCCCGCAAATCTGCGACGCCCTCCAGTTCGCGCATGACGAGGGGATCGTGCACCGGGACATCAAGCCCGAGAACGTGATGCTCGACACGAAGGGGCGGGTGAAGATTACCGACTTCGGGCTGGCGAAGATTCTGGGTCGCGAGCCGACCGCCGTGCGCCTGACCGGCGCTAGGGATGTCATGGGCACCCCGCACTACATGGCGCCGGAGCAAATCGAGCATCCGCAGGAAGTGGATCACCGGGCGGATATCTATTCGCTGGGCGTGGTCTTCTACGAGATGCTGACCGGCGAGCTGCCATTGGGCAAGTTCCAGGCACCGTCCAAGAAGGTGCAAGTGGATGTGCGGCTGGACGAGGTGGTGCTGCATGCGCTGGAGAAGGAACCGGAGCGGCGTTATCAGCAGGCCAGCCAGGTGAAGACGGATGTCGAAACGATTGGCCGCACACCGCCGTCGGCGGACATAGGGCCAAAGGAAATGGCGGAGCTGCGCCGCCACTTGCTGGTCAAGGCCGGCTGCTTCGCGTTCGCCGCCCTTTGCTTCCTCATTGCGACCTTTTCGTTTGCGGCATCGGACCAGGCGCTGCCCGCGGTGCTAAGCGTGGTGGCGACAGTGTTCCTGGGCATTGCCGCTTATCGCCATTTCTCCGGGGCGCAGCGGTGCAGTGTCGAAAGCACCGGCAGCAGCGAGCGGAGGTCAGACTCGACTCGAAGCCAGGGCAGGGGTCAGGGAGAATCGGCCGCCCTCGAACGGGCGAGGCGCCTGGTGAAGTGGCCGGCGATCGGCCTCATCACGACGAGCCTGCTCGGCCCGTTCATGCTGGGCTTCCTGATAACCATCGGACGCATGAAGGCCGGCGCATGGATGTTCCTGCCGCTGGTTCTTCAGATTGCGCTGATCGTTGTGACGGTACTCGGGAGCTATAAGCTGCTGCACCTGGAATCGCACCGATGGGCGATTGCCGGGGGCATCGCTGGTTGTGCCGGGTCATTCCTCAACTTCCTGTGCCTGCCATTTGCCGTATGGTCGCTGGCGGCCGCCAACCGGCGCGACGTGCGAGACTTGTTTGGCAAGGTACCCGTCACCGGCGCTCGAGGCTCGCCCGGTGCCCAACACCCTGCAAGAGCGTGGAAGCTGCCTTTCGAGCCAGCGTGGTATCTGGGCATCATCGCAGGACTAGCCTTGGTTGCGGGCTTGATCGCCTGGGGTATGTGGGAGCGCAGGTTTGCGGTCAGTCCCGACGCTGTGGTCCACATCGAAGAAGAGCTCGCGCGGGAATTGAAAGCACGGGTGATTGCCGCTGATTTCGGTGTGGCATCGGTCTCCGTGAACATTGATCGCGCCAGGCGTAATCGCGCCGAATGCCTGATAGGCGGCCTGGTAAAATATTGGGGGGCGGGACCACAGGAACCCGGCAGGCAGCGAATGTATTCCGAGGTAGCCGGGGGCGGGGTATTCCGCCACGAAGGCAGCGGATTATGGTCGTTCGTGGGAAACGGCGCGCTTCAGAAGTTGCGATTTCACGTGACTGCCCGGGCCACCACGTATCACGGCCAGAACGCTTTTGAGGTCCAGCAGAAGCTGGGCAAGGAGGTCGTACGTTATCTGGAGGCCGAGGGGTATCGTTGGGATCAACAAACCCTGGCAATCCACTACTTCATCAATCCTGACGTCGCAGAGTGCACTATCGAGGGACTGCGGAAGCTGGTGGGCGAGGGGCTGGAAAGCGGTTCCAAAACGCAGCTCTCTGAAGCACTATCGGGAGAGTTGGACATTCGCCACAGCGGCAAAGGCCTTTGGGCCGTTCAGGGCAGCGGTGATCTCACCAATGTCACCTTCACTGTGGACACCGCTGCGGAAATGGGCCCTCTGAGATTTCCATACCCCACACGAGAGGACCCTGACCCTGCGACCCGCCTGGTTGAGCGTGCGTCCAAATCCCGGCCACCCGCACGCAGCCAATTCCCAAAGGATGCCCACATCGGGGGAGGCAATTACTCAGTGATGGTTTACCATGATGATGTGGACCTGCACTACGCGCTCTTTTACGCGGGCGAGTTCAGTTCTACTACGCAGGGCTCTCGAAATTCCAGAAGCCAAGCGTGGACAGACGACGGCAGCCTCAAGCTCAAGAGCGGGCGCACCTTCGGCTATCTGCGCGAGTCTCCGCGCCCGGACCGCCTGCGCATCAACGGGAAGGAGTATAATCTGCGGCAGGGACGCGTGTTTGCCCTCAGCGACGATGGGAACGTGGCGCAAATGGCCTTGTTTCCGCCGCTGGAAGTTGCGCGTGATCCACAGCAGCTCGCCGGTCTGGTCGCAAGTTCGGACGCTTCGCTGCCGTTCAGTCAGGCCAGGCCGGGCCAGTTCAAGGTCAGCCTCACCAACGGTCTGGAGTTCGAGGTGCTGGCCGTGGCGAGCAGCCCGCGCTCCAGCTCCGTCTGGTGGCGGCCGGACGGCACGCTCCTGCCCGAGGCGCCGGGTGACAGGCTGGGTGCCTTCTCGACCCTGTGCCCGGACAGAAGAGACGGCACCGAGTTTGCCCTCCTGACCAGGCGCGCTGGAGAGTTTGTGCCGGAGACGGAGCTGTTGCTGGGCTTTGAGCCCCGGCCCCACTATGTCACCTGCACTGACCTCTACCAGGGCAGTCAGGCCAAAGGGCGGGTGACCCTCATCGGCTTTCTTGACGTCGTGCCCGGGAGCCTTATCTGCAAGATCGGGCTGGCCGATGGCGCGTGGGAACGCGTGGCCACCTGGGACCAGGCGGGCGTTCTGTTGAAGAACGAGAGCGGTAGCACCGTGCGGTTGATCCGCTCCGGCGCCGATGACCAAACGTGCCTCAAGCTCGATCACAACCTCGATCCCAGGAAGTTCGCGCTGCGTCTCGCTGCCAGGTTGAAGAATGGGGAGCACACGACTGCCCGGCTATGCCGCGTTGAGTATGCCGGCTTGCAGAATGTCCACACCTGCTCGCTGATCCAGAACCTGCAGGACTCGGAGGTGGTCGCCTACGAGCTTTACCGTCTGCCGCTGCGCTGGGCGCGGGTTTCGGGCATCGCGACAAGGCCTACGGTGCCTCCCATTGAGGGCAGCTCAGGCGGACTCGGTTCACGCGGCACGCCGTCACGGTTGGAGGACTTGTCGCAGGCGGACCAAGCGCGGGCGGTGGCGCTGTTCAATGACATCGAGGATTTCGGGCACGAGTTCGAGGCGGCGTTTGCGAGCAAGAGCGTGCCGGCGGCGGAGACGGGCACGCGGCGGCTGCTGAATCTGCTGAGCAACTACAATGCGGTGGTGAAGGGGACGGGGTATGAGTTCTCCTCTGGCATCTTTAAGGACATCGGCAAGGTGCAGCAGGCGCTGAAGGGAGGCGATTGGAACAAGGTGCAGGAGGCCGCGCGGGGCAACGACGCATACCGCCAGGAGTTCAAGCGCATCGCCGGCCGGATGGTCGAGCTGGCGCGGCAACAGCGGCCGGCCGGCGCCACGTCCTTCGGCCCGGTGATCGAGAGGGTGGTTGTCGGGGCAGGGGACAAGAACCGGCGGTTCATAGACTTGGACGAGGGGCGGCTGTTTGCGGCGGCGGAGTATTTTGGGCCGAAAGCCGAGCCCAGCCCGGCTGAGACGGAGAAATGGCTGAGAGAGACCGGGATTGACGCGGTGGCCGACACGAGGGCGGCCTACGGCGGGCTGGTTGGGTTTAACATGGTGGCGGCGCCAGTGCCCAATGAAGAGTGGGAGCGGCTGCCGCCGTCCGGGCTCGATTACTATTTCGCGATGACCACACTCGGCACGCCTGTCACCATGTCGGGCAAAGGGAGGCTGCCGGCGACTTACGCCGTGAAGACACGCGAAGGGGGGAGGGGCTTGCTGCAAATCGTGTGGTTGAGCACCAACGACCCGCCGACGGTGAAGATACGCTACAAGCTGGTCGAGTCGGCCCGGACCAACGCAGCCATGTTGCCGCTGACGGCGAGCGTGCGGTCATTGGAGGCCAACCAGGCACGGCGATACTGGCGATGGCAGATCAAGCGACCCACGCCCGCGCGGCTGATTTATGGGGTGCTGGATGTCACCGACCCACAGCATCCACAGCGTGTGGTCACGGGGATGGAAGGCAAGGGGGGTCAGGGCACACAGGACTACGCGTTGCGTGTGAATCCAGAACCCGATAAGTGGAAGGTGGAAATCGAAGATGCGTGGGCGGGAGAGAATGGTGGGCGGGGCGCCATCTGGGAGTACGTGCGCTGTCAAACAGACGCGACCGTGACTGGTACTGGCATGCGCCCGCCAGCCACGTTGACTACCACCAACTATTCGATGCTCTGGAAGGGCGAACTCGCAGGCAGAGGCGGTCGCACACTCAAGTCGCTCTGGTTTGTGGCCCGCCTGGCCGAGGCAGATGACCCAGTGAAAGACATCCTGGGCCCGTCAGACGCAGTGCGCACCTTCGACGGCAAGCCGCTGCCCATTGGGCCGTAG
- a CDS encoding sigma-70 family RNA polymerase sigma factor — protein sequence MTSSGRETPGTETPHAPAGCFVTTHWSVVVAAGRSDTTRAHAALEKLCRAYWFPLYAYARRRGYSVEDAQDLTQEFFARVLEHHWLARADQARGRFRTFLLTAMERFMANEWDKVRALKRGGGQRNVPIQLDTAETRYGVEPADTQTPEQAFEYRWAVALLDEVVGQLEAEFRARDQVELFTTLKPCLVGDRASQPYAELAARLRMEEGAVKVAVHRLRQRYRELLRAEIANTVDSPGEVDAEMRHLFNVLARSA from the coding sequence ATGACTTCCAGTGGCCGAGAGACGCCGGGCACGGAGACGCCGCATGCGCCGGCGGGATGCTTCGTCACCACGCATTGGTCGGTGGTGGTGGCGGCTGGGCGCAGCGACACAACGCGCGCCCACGCGGCGCTGGAGAAGCTCTGCCGGGCGTACTGGTTTCCCCTTTATGCCTATGCGCGGCGGCGCGGCTACTCGGTGGAGGACGCGCAGGACCTGACGCAGGAGTTCTTCGCGCGGGTGCTCGAACACCACTGGCTGGCGCGGGCGGACCAGGCCCGGGGCCGGTTTCGCACCTTCCTGTTGACCGCCATGGAGCGGTTCATGGCCAACGAATGGGACAAGGTGCGCGCGCTCAAACGGGGCGGCGGGCAGAGAAACGTTCCCATTCAACTGGATACGGCGGAGACGCGCTACGGGGTGGAGCCGGCGGATACCCAGACGCCCGAGCAGGCGTTTGAATACCGTTGGGCGGTGGCCCTGCTGGACGAGGTGGTCGGGCAGCTTGAGGCCGAGTTCCGCGCCCGGGATCAAGTCGAGCTGTTTACCACACTCAAGCCCTGCCTGGTGGGGGACCGGGCCTCGCAACCCTACGCGGAGCTGGCGGCCAGGTTGCGGATGGAGGAGGGGGCGGTGAAAGTGGCGGTGCATCGATTGCGCCAGCGGTATCGGGAGCTGCTCCGGGCGGAGATTGCCAATACGGTGGACTCGCCGGGCGAGGTGGATGCCGAGATGAGGCATTTGTTTAACGTGCTGGCGCGATCAGCGTGA